GGCATCGCGGTCAGTGGGTCGCTGCTGGTGTGGGTACCCGTGTATCGCCGATTGCCGTCGACGGCGGTGACGCGGACGGTGGTCGCGGAGGAGACCCGCACGGTGGCGGTCACGGTGTCGTGGTCAACGGTCACCTTCTCCACGGGCGCGTTGGCCTCGATGGCGTGCGCGGGTTCGCCACCGGTGGTGCGGAAGACGACCAGGAGTGTCGCCTTGGTCTCCAACCGGAGCGGGACGGCCGTGCCCGACTCCTCCTTGCGCCAGACGCCGGCGGGGGTGGCCTCACCGGTGTCCGGGTCCCAGATCTGCGGTGCCCCGAGTGCCGGGAAGGTCGCTGTGACCTCGATGGCCTTGTCGCTCTCGTTGGTGACGAAGAAGGCCGGCTCGCCCGCGCGCTTCAGGCGCAGTGCCCGCACGTCGGAGGTGGCGGGGGACAGCGTGGCTGCGGCGCCGCCGGATGCCGCGACCACTTCGGCCGCCTTGGCCGGGTCGGTGGCCCGGTGTGCCCGGGGACTGGTGAAGAGCCTGCCCAGGGCACGGGCGAGCCGGTCGGTGCGGCCGGAGGGCTCACGCTCGGGCAACTCGCCCACCGCGACGAGGATTCCGCCGCCGTCCACGAAGTCGGTGAGCGTCCTGACCGCGCCGAGGGACAGCATCGGGGTGTACGGCAGCACGACGATGGCGTACTGCTGAGCTCCGACAACCAGACGGGAGCGGCGCGGGTGTGCGTGCTCGATCAGGGCCGGGTCGCCGTCCAGCGCGCCTTCGTCGAGGAAGTCGAAGTCGACCTGGACGTCTTCGAGGGCGTGGGCCGCGGCGATGAACGCCTCGTTGATGTCGTCCTGCCCTGGGGTGTCCTGGAAACACTCGGCAGCGCGCTGGGGTTGGATGAGCGCGGTGCGGGCGGTGGCGGTGGCCCGGGTCGCCTCCACCACTCGGCCGATCCAGTCATTCAGCGGCGCGGACAGGTCCCACCAGGGATTGGCCGGCTGGAACGGCGGCGGGTAGACGAGGTTGCCGGAGTCGGAGAAGCGGGCGTGCAGCAGGACCTGGTTGATGCCGCGGACGGCGAACGCCCCGATCACCTCGCGAGTGAAGGCCGGTGTGACCTGCCAGCCGGCGCCGCCCATGGCCTCCAGGTATACGCGCTCCAGCCCTCGTTGATGGGCGGTGCTGGCCGGCCAGCGCGGCAGGATCCGATGGTAGCCGCGCTGGTAGTGGTCGAAGATGAGATCGGTACCCGGTATCTGGACCCACTGGTGGGCGGTGTTGAGATTTCCGGTGCTCCTGATCTGCTCGGCCGGGCCGTACTCGTCCCACAGCGGGTTGGAGATGACCTGGAGCCCGTGCTCACCCGTCCACGTGCCCATGCCCCGGTAGTAGGCGTCGGCGAACCGGTTGGATACGGCGCGCCAGAACACCCCGCGCAGTTCGCCGCCGTCATCCCCGAGGTCGTCGTGGACCGCGGACAGCACCACCCCCACACCGGCCTTCGGGCTCAGTTTCTTGATCTCCCCGGGCAGGCTTGGTGACCACGGTACCCGTGCCCAGGCCGCGTCCGCGGAGGCCACGAACGGTTCGTCGTCGGCGAAGCCGCGCAGCACGTCGCCCACGGCCCAGCCGAACCTGCGCACGTATTCACCCGGCACAATGTCCAGGTACAACTTCACTGCCTCGTCGTCGAGGAGATCGAGGTAGTTGCGCCACGGACCGCTGGCATCGGCCAGCAGCCGGAGGCTGTAGACGTCCACCTGCCACTTGCCCGCGGGCGCCTGCCACACCCCGGAGCCCTGGACGGCCTCGGTCAGATCGATCATCTTGGCGGTCGTCCCGGCACCGGCACCGGCGGGCCGGGCCGCGGCGGCGACGGGCGCGCCGAGGTCGTCGGGGGTCTTGAAGGCGTCGACGCTGTCGGGGGTGTCGAAGCCGGAGGCGAACAACTCCGCACCGGTGGGGCCGGCGACGCTCAGGTTGTCCCACGACGAGCGCTGCGTGGCGGTGGCCCGCACCCCGACCGTGCCGGTGGCGAACGTCGTGTCGGTCACCGAGGTGAGCACTGTGCCGTCCAGCGCCGGGGTGATGGTGTCGCCCAGCACGGTTACGGCCAATTCGTGCTCGGCGTCCGCATCGAACGCGGGCTGGGCCTTGCCCTGGTGCAGCAGCGTGAAGGCGCCGTCCTTCTGCCGCCATAGGTCGACCCCACCGTCCGAGCGCAGGTCCGCCAGATAGCCGTTCTTTTGATCCGCACAACGCACCATCAGACCCGCGGTGGCCCGCTCGACCCAGATTCTCGCGGTGACCGTGTAATCGCCCCAGGCGGTGCCCTCCTTGAGTACTCGCACACCGTCGTAGGCGGCGGCATCCACGATCAGCCACCCGTCGGCCACCGCGAGCCCTTGGCCCGTGAGCTTTACCGCGGTCCCGCCGGTGATCTCCATGATGCTTCTGACCACGCACTTGGCCCGCAGATCGGGGCGTGGCCGGTAGGTGCGGTCGCCGACCGTGCCGCCGTTGACCACCAGCCCGCCGGCCCGGCCGCTGGGAAAGAAGTCGTCGTTGAACAGCCACACCACCATCCGGTGCCGCTTCGCCTCACGCAGCGTGTACCCGATGAGGTCGAACCACGCCTCGGTGAAGAACGACGGCTTGAGCGCCGGGGTGTCGAACGGGAAGACCAGCACCTCGGTCACGCCCTTGTCGCGCAGGTCCGCCAGGCTCTCATCCACCAGCTCGCGCGTCACGGCACCGTTCCAGAACCACAGGACCATCGGCATGCTGCCGGTGCCCGGCCGTGCGAACCGGACTGCGGAATAGCCCCCCGAACCGCCGGGCGTCGCGGCATGGACCGGCTGCCAGAAGCCGACCGCACCGGTACTCGCCGCGGCCAGCGCGGCCAACTGAAGCATTCGCCTGCGCGAGACCTGTGTGCCATTGTCGTCGCTCATCGAGACCCCTTCGTCTGCCGTCGGGCGATGTGATGAAAGGTTTCAACTGTGCTTCAGGGAAGCTAGGGCCACTTGCACACGAGGTCAACACCTTGGAGTGGAGCGAAGGATTGAACGTTTCAATCTCAATTCCGAATCAACGGCGTCCGACACAGGTGGTGGCGACGGCTGTGACAACCTCGCTCTTGCCCGTCCCGTGCGGCCCGGTCACCACCGTCAACGGCTGATCGCCGAGGAAATCACCAGCTCCTGGCTCTCGTTGCACGGCCCCGGAGCCACCACGGCGGCGGACGCGGCCCGAGCCCTGTCCGCACCGCCGCTCAGCGTCCAGCGTGGTGCCCGGGATCTGCTCAGTCCGCGTCGACATCTGGAGCAGGTTGTCCACCAGGGCCTGCGTGGCGATGGCCTCCACGCCCGAAGGCGCCAGCAGTACGGCCGCGTTGTGCGCGCCGGGCCGCAGCGCCTGCGTCACCGTCCGCTCGCTGAGCGCGGACGGGTCGAGCGGCTCCAGCTCCGGCAGCCCCAGCTCCTCCAGCAACTCCCGTACGGCGCACAGCGTCTGCGCGTCGTTGTCCTCCTGCCAGGCCGGCTGCCAGTGCGAGACGAGGTCGGCCGCGTCGCCCGCGTCCAGCAGTTCCGAGACGGCACCGGTGTGCAAAGAGGGCACACCGCTCGGCCGGAGCACGTCCCGGCCCTCCTCGTCCGGCGCGAGTTCCATCTGCTGGATGAGCAGCGGGGCCAGCTCCATTGCGGTACGACGCCCCCGGCCACCGCCGTCCCGCATGGGCAGGGTGATCGCCGGATAGCCGTACCAGTACTCCTGCTGTCCGGTACGCGGAGGCCAGACCCGATCATGCGGTGCGCATCAAGAGGCGCGGCAGCGGGGCGGTGGCGGAGTGGACCCTGGCGCCGGTCGAGGCGCCCGGCTCCTACGAGTTGGCCTTCAAGCTCCCGGAACACATCGAGCAGTGGATCAGCGACATCGACGGGAAGGAGCGCCGACGCATTGTAGAGATCAAGGATCGGTTCTTGTCCACGATCACCAGCTACCGGATGAACGGCGAGGGCCTGCGTACCTACCAACTGCGCTACGAGGCGAGTTCCCTGGCGCAGCCGTCCGTCATGGTGACGTTGCGTGATATCCGAGTCGTGTTAAGTGAGCCGGTGTCCGTGCTGTTGACCGGGGCACAACATCATGCTTTTTCTACTTATACGTATCAGACGACGGAGTCAGTCGTGCCCGCCCAAGGCCGCAGGGTGAACCAGCGTGACATCGCACGGATTACGGGCGTGTCTCAAGCTGCGGTGTCGATGGTGGTCAGTGGCAAAGCGGACGAGGGCGGGATCGCCAAGGCCACGCAGGAAAAAGTGCGTGCCGCGATGCGCGAGCTCGGCTACGTCGCCCACGCGGCCGGCCGAGCACTGCGCGGTGGGCGCAACGGGCTCATCGGCGTGCATACCTTCGTACCGGTCTTTCCTGTGGCCGTGAGTGACTACTACCACGCGTTCCTCAGGGGGATCGAGGAGGCCGCCGTCGAGGCGGGTCACGACCTGGTGCTGTTCGCGTCCACCCAGCAAGCCGACGGCAGCCGGACGATCTACGGCGACGGCACCAATCGGCTGCGCCTTGCCGACGGTGCGGTCATCCTGGGCCTTCAGGGCAACGATGCGGAACTGGAGCGGCTGTCGGCCGAAGGCTTTCCGTTCGATGTGCGCAGCGGACCGCAGGAGGAACGCCTGAACGCGTTCATGGCTGTAGGTCCGCAATTGGAATGTCCCGTTCCGTCGTGACGACCTGCGTGTTCTCGCGCTGTCTCATTCGGATGGCCCGGCATTCTGTCTCACGATCTTGTCCTTCTGCTGCCTGGCCCACTGCGCGGAGGCTCTGGGTGTCTCCGGGGAGTCAGAGAGCCGTGCCGAGAGGGACCCGCGTCACTCTTTCCCAGGTGATCGTCTTGGCCTGCGGATTCGCAGTGACGTCGACAAGGTGCACCGTGTTGATGTGCAGCGGGGCATGGCTCGGCCGGACTCGTCGGAGGAGGCGTTGCGCGGCGTCGGAGCATGCCTTGGCGTAGGCGTAGGCCGTGGTCAGATGCTGAATGCCGAACTCGTACTGGCCGTGGTGCGGGAGGTCGCCGCCATAACCGTCGACTCGACGGAGAGCTCCTTGTCGTCCGTCCTCAACGGCTGCTGACTGGTCCCGATCAGGGTCACTTCGCCCGCCGGCGACGGTCAGACGCGGCGGGCGGGGCCAGTTTCGGGAGCGGCTGCAGGACGAGCGCGGCACACAGCCGGCCCATCCTCGTTGGCGGGTAGTTCCGCAGGGCAGGAACCGCACTCAGGCTCTTGAGAAGACGGCTGAGCGGGCGGGCGCTGTGAGCATGGTGCCTCCGGTCGGGCTGGCAGGTGCACTGGCTGACACATCCTTGGAACATCCTGAGCTCAGACTTCAGCGAGTGACTTCCTCTTGGCTTCCGCTCTGCTCCAAGGAGCTCTGTATAGCTCGGCGATGAGCTAAGAGGGTTGCTGAGAGCAGCGCGCCAACCCGCCTGGGCGCATGCGGGACGCGCACCGGCGTGAGGCGATCGTTTCTGCGGTGAAAGTCTGCGTCCGTACGGGGGAGCGGGCACGCCGATCGGCCCGATGACCGACCCGGGCCGGTATCACTGCCGGTTGTGATCAAGAACCTGCTGCGCGGCCTCGCGCTCTCCGCTGTCCTCGTCCCCCTTCTCTCCGCCACCCCGGCACAGGCCGATGTGCTGGTGTTGTCAGATGCCGTGGGGAAGTTGCCCGAGGCGGTGGAGAGCCGGAACGGCTATCAGCGCACGTCCTTCCGGCACTGGAACGTCGGCCTAGGGCGTGTTTTAGAAGTAGCGTCGTCCGCCCATCGGGCGGGGCCCACGGCGTCTGGTGCGTGCGATCGCAAGGCGGAGGATCAGCCTCGTACTGGACGTACTTGGATGACTCCGACAACGCGGCGAGCGCGCGTGCCAGGCGTCGTGGGCCAGACGGGACTTCTCAAACACGCCCTAGACCCGGCCGACGGGTGCCACACGCGCAGCGAGGTTCTCCTCGCGGAGGCGCTGGAGTGGCGTGGGACTCCGGCGCCTCCGCGTGGACCGCTCAGCGCCGTGAGGCGTACGCCAACGACCAGGACGCGGAGACGTCGCTGGGCGCGGTCACCGCACGGACCAACAGGTCGAAGGCGGACAAGGACCCGGCCGACTGACTGCCGCCGGCCGCCGGGCAGCAGTGCCGCTACGTGGGGGAGTGGGTCGCCACCAAGCTCCGCTGGGGCCTGAGCGTTGACAAGCGCGAGCTGGAGGCGCTGAAGGTCCTCTCCGACGGGCCGTGCGAGAACACGGCCGTCGTCTACACCCCCGCCCCGTAGAACACGTCGGAGGGCTGGGTTGTCGGTGTGCCTGATGTCCGCGTGGATGCGGGCGCGGACTCCCGGCACCCCGGGCTCCCGTCGTACGGGCGTGATGCCGGAGGTGGCCCACGTCTGTTCCAGTGCTGCCATCACGGCGTGCGCGGTCGCCTCGTCGTGAGCGGTGAGGTCCAGAACGACCAGGCCGGGCTCGGGAATCTGCGTCGCGTCGATACGGTCCATGCCCGGCTCCGCCCGTCGTTGAGTTGCGCGCCTGTCCGGTGCTCAGCTGAGTTCGTAAACTCCGGGGGCGACGCGTGCGCTCCGCAGCCGGAGAGAAGGGGGAGGCGACATGATCCGGCTGCTGCTTGCCGACGACGAAGACCTCCTCCGAAGCGCCTCGGCGGCCCGCCCGGGATGGAGGACGATCTGACGGTGGTCGCCGAGGCTGACACTCCCGAAGGGCAACGGCTGGCCCGCCCGCACCACCCCCGACATCGCAGTACTCGACCTGGAGATGCCGCCCACCGACGGCTGCCCGGACCTGGCGGGAGGAGACCACCGGGCTCCCGGATCCCTGCTGCGTACACCTGCGCGTCGCGTGTGGCCGGGGCCGCCACCCCTGGCCTGACTGATGCACGAAGGGCCTCTGAACAGGTAGTTTGTGGTCCAAATAGAGGTTCTCGCCGACCGCCTAGTTCGGACTCCATCTGGGTGTTTCTGCCTGTTTCTGGCTGCTGTTGGTCACGCGTTGGCCACGCGGCCAACCGTCGGGCCGGCCGGGCGCGTTGACGCGCCAGAAGTGGGGCTCTCGCTGGTGAGGCGACCGAAGCACGTCGCGTAGGGCCGTCTGAGCCATGAGACCACCCTGGCGAGCTGGGTCTCCCGCGCCCGCCGGACAGGGACGGCACTGACCGGCGGGAGTGACAAACTGGAGCGGCTGCGGCGGGAGAACGCCCAGCTCAAGCGGGGCAACACGAAACTGGTCATGGAGCCTGATGTCCTCAAACGCTGCACGGTCCGGTGGGTGAAGTAGCCGCGGCGGACCCGTCTCAAGTGGTCGGGCTGATCAGTCTTCAGAAGCCGTATCTCAACCGAACGTGATCGTTTGATTCTTGCTGGTCAGGCATGGTTTCGGCCGGGGTGAGGGAGAGTTTCGACGTTCTGTTCCGCTTGTTCGGTTAGGGGTGCGCGGTGGCGTCGATGCTGGGATTGCTGGAGACACGGGAAGTGGCTGCTCGCGAGCGAGTCGAAGATCTGCGGGAGGCGGCGGCCCGGGCGGCTGCCGTGCTGGAGGCGGCCGAGATCGAGCTGGACCGGCGGGTGATCGCGCGGGAGGAACTCGTCGAGGCCCTGGCGGTGTCCGCTGCCGAGACCACCGCCGTGATCGAGACGGAGGCAGAACCTGTGCCGGTGCCCGCGCCGTTGCCGGGAACGACGGTGCCGTCCTGGCAGGAAGGGCTGCCTGCGACGGTTCTCGCGCCGGACTACCAGCGGATCCTGGGCATGCTGGCGGAACGGCCGGGCCAAGAGCCGGTGCGGGCCAAGGAGATCGCGGTGGTGCTGGGGCTGGAGCCGACCCCGGCGAAGGTCGAGGGGGTGCGGTCGAAGGCGAGGCGCCTGGCGGAGCGCGGGTGGTTGCTCCAGGAGGCGTCGGGGACGTTCAGCGCCGGCCGCAAATCCGTGGCCGGGCCAGGCGGCGGCTCATCCGCGTGATCATCGACCACTGGATCATCGCCTCGCTGGTGGCGGTCAGGGTTTCGTAGTCGCGGGCCAGACGGCGAGAATGCGTCAGCCATGCGAACGTGCGCTCCACCACCCACCTGCGGGGAAGCACCACGAACCCTTCCATGTTGTCGGTGCGCTTGACGACCTCCAGGGCAAGCGCGAGTTTCTGACGGCACCAGTGGACAAGGCCGCCGGTGTAACCGCCGTCCGCTCAGACCAGGGTGATCTCCCGGTGCCGCGTGCGCAGCCGCTCCTGCAGGGGCAGGGCCGCATCCCGGTCGCCCGCGTTCGCGGCGGTCACCGCGACGACCAGCAGCAGGCCGAGCGTGTCGGTCACGATGTGCCGTTTGCGGCCCGGCACCTTCTTCCCGCCGTCGTACCCGCTTGAGGCAGCCGGCACGGACGCCGAGACCCGCACCGACCGCGCGTCGATGATCCCCGCCGAAGGTTCCGCCTCCCGGCCCTCGCGCTCCCTGACCCGGCCACGCATCCGGTCGTGGAACTCCGCGGCCAGCCCGTGCTCACGCCACCGGCGGAAGAAGGCACAGACCCGGCCCCAGGCGGGGAAGTCCGCGGGCATTGCACGCCAGGAGATCCCGCCCGCGACCAGGTAACGGATCGCATCCAGCATCGAGCGGTGGCAGTAACCCTCGGGCTGCCCGCCCTTCCCCTCCAGCCAGGCCGGCACCGGCAACAGCGGGCGCACCGCCGCCCACTCCGCGTCCGTCATGTCCGAGGGATACCGGCGTACCCGATCCGGATGATCAGCCGCGTTCCCGTACACATGCGCGAGACAATCGCACGACACGCGCGGCAAGTTGAACTCGACGGCGACGCGGGGGATCGTCCAAGACGGACAGCGAAGCGCCCGGTGTGAGGCGCACACCACCGTCGTCGCGAAAGCAGTCACGGCCGCCCTCTGATGCTGAATTGCAAAATTTCGCAATTCAATAGATGCTTTGTTGCTGTGTTGGCTGCATTCGCGATCGGTAGGGGAAGTCGAGGGGCCGTGTCCGTTCCGCTGTATCAGGCCAAGGCAGAGTTCTTCCGGATGCTGGGGCATCCGGTGCGGATACAGGTGCTGGAGCTGCTGCAGGACGGGCCCGCGCCGGTGCGTGAGCTGTTGGCCGCGGTCGAGGTGGAGCCCTCCAGCCTGTCCCAGCAGCTCGCGGTACTGCGGCGGTCGGGCATCGTCACCTTCCGGCGCGAGGGCTCGACGGTGGTCTACGCGCTCGCCGGCGGTGACGTCGCCGAGCTGATGCGCGCCGCGCGCCGGATCCTGACCGAGATGATCGCCGGACAGCACGAGCTGCTGGCGGAGCTGCGGGAAACCGAGGTCACCGCGCGATGAGGATGCCGCTCGGCCGGGTCGGTGCCCGGCTCGTCGCGCTGCTGCCCGGCCGTACCGATCTGGCGGAGACGCGCCGCGACCCGCGCCGGGACCTGCTGGCCGGGCTCACGGTCGCGATCGTGGCACTGCCGCTCGCGCTCGGCTTCGGCGTCTCCTCCGGCCTCGGAGCCGAGGCGGGGCTGGCGACCGCGGTCGTCGCGGGGGCGCTCGCCGCCGTCTTCGGCGGTTCCAATCTCCAGGTGTCCGGTCCGACCGGCGCGATGACGGTGGTGCTGGCACCGATCGTCGCCGCGCACGGCCCGTCCGGGGTGCTGACCGTCGGGCTGATGGCCGGATGCATGCTCGTCGCGCTGGCGGTGCTGAGGGCCGGGAAGTACATGCGGTACGTGCCCGCGCCGGTCGTCGAGGGCTTCACCCTCGGCATCGCGTGCGTCATCGGACTCCAGCAGGTCCCGAACGCCCTGGGCGTGCCCCAGCCGGAGGGCGACCGGGTGCTCGTCGTCACCGGGCGCGCCCTGCGGGAGTTCGCCGGGAACCCGAACTGGACCAGCGTCGCCTTCGCCCTGGCGGTCGCCGCCGTCATGCTGCTGGGCGCCCGCCTGCGGCCCACGATCCCCTTCTCCATCCTCGCGGTGATCGCGGCCACCGTCGTCGCCCAGGCCGCCGGGCTCGACGCGGCCAGGCCGATCGGCGACCTTCCTTCCGGGCTGCCCGCCCCGTCCCTCTCCTTCCTGGACCCCGGCGCTCTCAGCTCCCTGCTCGCCCCGGCGGTGGCGGTCGCCGCACTGGCTGCCCTGGAATCGCTGCTGTCGGCATCGGTGGCCGACGGTATGACGGTGGGTCAGAAGCACGACCCCGACCGGGAGTTGTTCGGCCAGGGTCTCGCCAACATGGCCGCTCCCCTCTTCGGGGGCGTACCGGCGACCGGCGCGATCGCGCGGACCGCGGTCAACGTCCGTACGGGCGCCAGTTCCCGGCTCGCCTCGCTCACCCACGCCGCGATCCTGGCGGTGATCGTCTTCGCGGCGGCGCCCCTGGTCTCCCGGATTCCGCTCGCCGCTCTGGCCGGTGTGCTGCTGGCCACCGCCATCCGCATGGTCGAGGTCGGCTCGCTGCGGGCGATGGCCGGGGCCACCCGTTCCGACGCCCTGATCCTGGTGGTGACGGCCGCTGCCACGCTCGCACTCGACCTCGTGTACGCGGTGCTCATCGGTCTGGTGGTCGCGGGAGCCCTGGCGCTGCGCGCGGTGGCCATGCAGGCCCGCCTGGACCAGGTGCCCCTCGACCGCGGTGACCACAGCGCCGAGGAACACGCGCTGCTGGCCGAGCACATCGTGGCGTACCGGATCGACGGGCCGCTGTTCTTCGCCGCCGCGCACCGGTTCCTGCTGGAGCTGGCCGAGGTCGCCGATGTCCGCGTGGTCATTCTGCGTATGTCGAGAGTGACGACCATCGACGCCACCGGCGCCCTCGTCCTCAAGGACGTGGTGGAAAAGCTCAACCGGCGCGGTGTGGTGGTGATGACCTCCGGGATACGTGCCGGCCAGCGCCAAGTCCTGGACTCCGTGGGCGCGTTGGAGATGCTGCGGACGGAGGGGGGCGAGTACGCCAGCACGCCCGAGGCGATCCGGGGCGCCCGGGACCACCTGGAGGGCGCCGGCGTGATGCCGCCCCTCCCCGCCCGGAAGTCCCGGCCGGCCGGCGAGGAAACCGGGGAAAGGGTCGGCTGAGCACTGCCGGGTGACGCCTGCGCACGAGTTGCTAATCTCGGCAATTGTTGAGGTTCTCACCGTGGATGCGGTGCGCCGAGGGCCGGCCGGTGGGGCCGTACCGCTGTATCGGGGAGGTAGCGCCACGATGAGTACGCCGCTGTACCAGATGAAGGCCGAGTTCTTCAAAACGCTCGGTCACCCCGCGCGCATCCGCGTACTGGAGCTGCTGAGCGAGCGCGAGTACGCGGTCGCGGAGATGCTGCCCGAGGTGGGGATCGAGCCGGCGCATCTGTCGCAGCAGCTCGCGGTGCTGCGCCGGGCGAACCTGGTGGTGACCCGCAAGGAGGGCTCCACCGTGTACTACTCGCTGACCAGCCCGCACATCGCCGAGCTGCTCCGGGTCGCGCGGACCATCCTCCAGGGTGTGCTCGCGGGGCAGGCCGAGTTGCTCGCCGACCTCCAGGCGGGGCAGGCGCAGGCCAGGCCGCCGCTGTAGCGACGGCTCGTACGTGGCTGTCAGGAGAGCCCCCGGCCGGCCAGGTCGATCACCAGGTCCCGGACCGCGTGCAGAGCCGGGTTGTCGTCGTTCGCGCGCCAGGCGACGACGAGTTCGACCGGCTCGCCCTCGATTCCCGTCACCGGGCGCAGCACGACTCCGTCCAGCCCGAGCGCCTCGGCCGCCCGGGGTACCAGCGCGAGCCCCAGCCCTGCTCGTACCAGCGCCAGGATCGTGTGCACCTGGCTGAGGTGGTGGACGTACCGGGGCGCGATCCCGGCACCGCGGAACACGCCGACCAGCACCTCGTAGAAGTATCTGGCCTCGGCCGGTGAGTACATGACGAACGGCTCGCCGTCGAGGTCGCGCACGTGCGGCACCCGGTCCGGCGCGGCGAGTGGGTGCCCGGCGGGGATCGCGGCCAGCAGGCCCTCCCGGTGCAGCGGGCGGTGATCGAGCCCGGTCCCGGGGACGGGCGGACGGACCAGGCCCAGGTCCAGTTGTCCGGAGCGCAGCTCCTCCATCTGTGTGCCGGAGACCCGTTCGCGCAGCACCAGATCCACGCCCGGCAGCTGGGCGTGGATGCCGCCGACGATGGCGTCGAGCACCGAGTGCGCCGACGATGCCGTGAAACCCAGTGCCACTGTCCCGATTTCGCCTGACGGCACCCTGCGGACCGACAGGGCCGCGTGTTCGGACAGACCGAGGATGCGCCGGGCGTCGCTCAGGAACGCCCGGCCCGCCGCGGTGAGCCGGACGGAACGGCCGATCCGGTCGAACAACTCGACGTCCAGCTCGCGTTCCAGCAGTTGGATCCGCCGGGACAGCGGGGGCTGGGTCATCGACAGCCGCTCCGCCGCGCGGCCGTAGTGCAGTGTCTCGGCGACAGCGACAAAGCTTTCAAGCTGACTCAGGGTAAACATCGATCCATTATAGGTATCAGTCGATCCCCAAGAAGTGTTGGACGTGCATCGTTTTGGTTCCTATGGTTCATCCCAGTCGATGTCTCAAAAGCCACCCCCGAGAGGAAACACCGATGCCCGCCTTCACCCAAACCGAGCTTGCCGAACGCCTCGGATCCGGGCTGCTGTCGTTTCCCGTCACCCACTTCACCCGCGACCTGGCGTTCGACGAGCCCGCCTACCGGGAGAACATCGTCCGCCTGGGCAAGCACGAGATCGCCGGCCTGTTCGCCGCCGGCGGTACGGGCGAGTTCTTCTCCCTGACCCCCCAGGAAGTCGGCACCGTGGTCCGAGCCGCTGTCGACAGCGCGCCCAAGGGCACTCCGATCATCGCTCCGGCCGGCCACGGCACCGCGCAAGCGGTCGAGATGGCCCGCGATGCAGAGGCGGCGGGCGCCGACGGCCTGCTGCTGTTCCCGCCCTACCTCACCGAGGCCTCACCGGACGGCCTCACCGCGCATGTGCGCGCGGTCTGCGAAGCCACTTCGCTGGGTGTGGTGGTTTACAGCCGCGCGAATGCGGTGTACACATCCAACACAGTGGCCACGCTTGCCGATAACTGTCCGAATCTGATCGGTTTCAAGGATGGTGTCGGCGACCTGGAGGAGATCACGCGGATCCACTCACGCCTCGGCGACCGCCTGGTCTTCATCGGCGGGCTGCCGACGGCGGAGGCGTTCGCGCTGCCGTACCTGGAGTTGGGTGTCACGACCTACAGTTCGGCGATCTTCAACTTCCTGCCCGAATTCGCCCTGGCCTTCTACGGCGCCGTGCGAGCGGGGGACCGTACGAAGGTGCGCCGGCTGCTCGACGAGGTCGTGCTGCCCTACACCGCGATCCGCGACCGTAAGGCGGGCTACGCGGTGAGCATCGTCAAGGCCGGCATGGATCTGACCGGACATCCCGCAGGTCCGGTACGGCCGCCGCTGACCGACCTCGACGAAGCCGAGCGTGAGCTGCTGGCCGGTGTCATCGCGGCGTCGCGTACCGCCACGGCCGCCGCCACCGCCTGACGCCACCGAACTGTCGAAGTGCAAGGAGACACCCGTGTCCGCTCTCCCCCCGACCGGCCCCACCGGCGCCATGGTCATCGGAGCTGAACCCGTCATCGGTACGGGTGAGGAGATCCGGTCCGTCGATCCCCGCACCGGCGCGGCTCTCGACCCCGGCTACCGCACGGCATCGGCCGAGCACGTCGAGCGGGCCTGCGCGCTGGCGAAGCAGGCTTTCCCGGCTTTCCGCGCCGCCGGCGCCGAGCGGCGCGCCGGATTCCTCGACCGCATCGCCGAGCTGCTCGACGAGCGCCGGGATCCGCTGGTGGAGCGCGCCCACACCGA
The nucleotide sequence above comes from Streptomyces sp. NBC_01716. Encoded proteins:
- the kdgD gene encoding 5-dehydro-4-deoxyglucarate dehydratase; the encoded protein is MPAFTQTELAERLGSGLLSFPVTHFTRDLAFDEPAYRENIVRLGKHEIAGLFAAGGTGEFFSLTPQEVGTVVRAAVDSAPKGTPIIAPAGHGTAQAVEMARDAEAAGADGLLLFPPYLTEASPDGLTAHVRAVCEATSLGVVVYSRANAVYTSNTVATLADNCPNLIGFKDGVGDLEEITRIHSRLGDRLVFIGGLPTAEAFALPYLELGVTTYSSAIFNFLPEFALAFYGAVRAGDRTKVRRLLDEVVLPYTAIRDRKAGYAVSIVKAGMDLTGHPAGPVRPPLTDLDEAERELLAGVIAASRTATAAATA
- a CDS encoding SulP family inorganic anion transporter — its product is MRMPLGRVGARLVALLPGRTDLAETRRDPRRDLLAGLTVAIVALPLALGFGVSSGLGAEAGLATAVVAGALAAVFGGSNLQVSGPTGAMTVVLAPIVAAHGPSGVLTVGLMAGCMLVALAVLRAGKYMRYVPAPVVEGFTLGIACVIGLQQVPNALGVPQPEGDRVLVVTGRALREFAGNPNWTSVAFALAVAAVMLLGARLRPTIPFSILAVIAATVVAQAAGLDAARPIGDLPSGLPAPSLSFLDPGALSSLLAPAVAVAALAALESLLSASVADGMTVGQKHDPDRELFGQGLANMAAPLFGGVPATGAIARTAVNVRTGASSRLASLTHAAILAVIVFAAAPLVSRIPLAALAGVLLATAIRMVEVGSLRAMAGATRSDALILVVTAAATLALDLVYAVLIGLVVAGALALRAVAMQARLDQVPLDRGDHSAEEHALLAEHIVAYRIDGPLFFAAAHRFLLELAEVADVRVVILRMSRVTTIDATGALVLKDVVEKLNRRGVVVMTSGIRAGQRQVLDSVGALEMLRTEGGEYASTPEAIRGARDHLEGAGVMPPLPARKSRPAGEETGERVG
- a CDS encoding ArsR/SmtB family transcription factor, yielding MSTPLYQMKAEFFKTLGHPARIRVLELLSEREYAVAEMLPEVGIEPAHLSQQLAVLRRANLVVTRKEGSTVYYSLTSPHIAELLRVARTILQGVLAGQAELLADLQAGQAQARPPL
- a CDS encoding LysR substrate-binding domain-containing protein yields the protein MFTLSQLESFVAVAETLHYGRAAERLSMTQPPLSRRIQLLERELDVELFDRIGRSVRLTAAGRAFLSDARRILGLSEHAALSVRRVPSGEIGTVALGFTASSAHSVLDAIVGGIHAQLPGVDLVLRERVSGTQMEELRSGQLDLGLVRPPVPGTGLDHRPLHREGLLAAIPAGHPLAAPDRVPHVRDLDGEPFVMYSPAEARYFYEVLVGVFRGAGIAPRYVHHLSQVHTILALVRAGLGLALVPRAAEALGLDGVVLRPVTGIEGEPVELVVAWRANDDNPALHAVRDLVIDLAGRGLS